The Sphaerospermopsis torques-reginae ITEP-024 genome has a window encoding:
- a CDS encoding long-chain acyl-[acyl-carrier-protein] reductase — protein sequence MFGLIGHLTSLEHAQSVAQELGYPEYADQGLDFWCSAPPQIVDHITVTSVTGQKIEGKYVESCFLPEMLANRRIKAATRKILNAMAHAQKHDINITALGGFSSIIFENFNLEQFQQVRNVTLEFERFTTGNTHTAYIICRQVEAASQQLGIELSKSTVAVCGATGDIGSAVTRWLDKKTDVQELLLIARNQERLQALQAELGRGKIMGLEEALPQADIVVWVASMPKGVEIDPTVLKQPCLLIDGGYPKNLGTKIQHPGVYVLNGGIVEHSLDIDWKIMKIVNMEVPERQLFACFAESMLLEFEKLYTNFSWGRNQITVDKMEYIGQLSLKHGFRPLLV from the coding sequence ATGTTTGGTCTAATTGGACATCTGACAAGTTTAGAACACGCTCAATCTGTAGCTCAAGAATTGGGATACCCAGAATATGCCGATCAAGGGCTAGACTTTTGGTGTAGCGCCCCACCGCAAATTGTTGATCACATCACCGTTACCAGCGTAACAGGTCAAAAAATTGAAGGAAAATATGTAGAGTCGTGCTTTTTGCCAGAAATGTTGGCAAATCGGCGGATTAAGGCGGCAACCCGCAAAATACTTAACGCTATGGCTCATGCTCAAAAGCATGATATCAATATCACGGCTTTGGGTGGGTTTTCTTCAATTATTTTTGAGAACTTTAATTTAGAGCAGTTTCAACAAGTCCGTAATGTCACATTAGAGTTTGAACGTTTCACTACAGGCAATACCCATACAGCTTATATTATCTGCCGTCAGGTAGAAGCAGCTTCCCAGCAATTAGGAATAGAACTTTCAAAATCAACTGTAGCAGTGTGTGGGGCGACTGGTGATATTGGCAGTGCAGTTACTCGCTGGCTGGATAAAAAAACAGATGTCCAAGAACTACTATTGATCGCCCGTAACCAAGAACGTCTACAAGCACTACAAGCAGAATTGGGACGTGGTAAGATTATGGGTTTAGAAGAGGCACTACCCCAAGCAGATATTGTAGTTTGGGTGGCGAGTATGCCCAAAGGTGTAGAAATAGATCCCACAGTGTTAAAGCAACCATGCTTATTGATTGATGGGGGCTATCCTAAAAACTTAGGAACAAAAATTCAGCATCCAGGTGTATATGTGTTAAATGGTGGAATTGTGGAGCATTCCCTGGATATTGACTGGAAAATTATGAAAATCGTCAATATGGAAGTTCCAGAACGGCAATTGTTTGCTTGTTTTGCGGAATCAATGTTATTGGAATTTGAGAAGTTATACACTAACTTTTCTTGGGGGCGCAATCAGATTACCGTAGACAAAATGGAATATATTGGTCAACTATCGCTTAAACATGGTTTTAGACCATTATTAGTTTAG
- a CDS encoding acetyl-CoA carboxylase carboxyltransferase subunit alpha, whose amino-acid sequence MATTERKPLLLDFEKPLAELATRIDQIRQLADENGVDVSGQIRQLETRAMQLREEIFSSLTPSQRLQVARHPRRPSTLDYIQAISDEWMELHGDRCGGDDPALVGGVGRLGGQPVVMLGHQKGRDTKDNVARNFGMAAPGGYRKALRLMEHANKFGMPIITFIDTPGAWAGIEAEHQGQGEAIAYNLRQMFCFDVPILCTVIGEGGSGGALGIGVGDRLLMFEHSVYTVATPEACAAILWKDAAKAPQAAVALKIVSHDLKNLGIIDQILPEPIGGAHSDPLTTATTLKQALLDNLDELNRLTPAERRQLRYEKFRKIGVFTEIAH is encoded by the coding sequence ATGGCAACTACTGAACGCAAACCCCTACTATTGGATTTTGAAAAGCCTTTAGCAGAACTGGCTACCCGCATTGATCAAATTCGGCAACTGGCAGATGAAAATGGTGTGGATGTTTCCGGGCAAATTCGCCAACTGGAAACTAGAGCGATGCAACTGCGGGAGGAAATTTTTAGCAGTTTGACACCATCTCAAAGACTGCAAGTGGCAAGACATCCGCGCCGCCCTAGTACATTAGATTACATCCAGGCGATTAGTGATGAATGGATGGAGTTACATGGCGATCGCTGTGGTGGTGATGATCCAGCTTTAGTCGGCGGTGTGGGTCGTTTAGGTGGACAACCTGTGGTCATGTTGGGTCATCAAAAAGGCCGGGATACTAAAGATAATGTCGCCCGGAATTTTGGCATGGCTGCACCTGGAGGCTACCGTAAAGCACTACGGTTAATGGAACACGCCAATAAATTTGGGATGCCCATTATTACCTTTATTGATACCCCCGGTGCTTGGGCAGGTATAGAAGCAGAACATCAAGGACAAGGTGAAGCGATCGCCTATAATTTAAGGCAAATGTTTTGTTTTGATGTGCCAATTCTCTGTACCGTCATTGGTGAAGGTGGTTCTGGTGGTGCTTTGGGTATTGGTGTGGGCGATCGCCTCCTGATGTTTGAACACTCTGTTTATACCGTTGCTACCCCAGAAGCTTGCGCTGCTATTTTGTGGAAAGATGCAGCTAAAGCACCCCAAGCCGCAGTAGCATTAAAAATCGTTTCCCACGACTTGAAAAACTTAGGCATTATTGATCAGATTTTACCAGAACCTATCGGTGGCGCTCATTCTGACCCCTTAACCACAGCTACCACCCTCAAACAAGCTTTGTTAGATAACTTGGACGAACTCAACCGTTTAACACCAGCCGAGCGCCGTCAACTACGCTATGAGAAATTTAGAAAAATTGGTGTGTTTACCGAAATTGCCCACTAA